From the genome of Miscanthus floridulus cultivar M001 chromosome 10, ASM1932011v1, whole genome shotgun sequence, one region includes:
- the LOC136485968 gene encoding kafirin PSKR2-like has translation MAAKIFALLALLALSVSATTAFIIPQCSPVTAASYEHPVLRSYRLQQVLTASILQQPIAQLQQQSSAHLLVQTIVAQLQQQQFLHVRSQPAVANPAAYLQLQQLLPTNPLAAANAIEYLQQQQLQQFLPALRQLAVANPAAYLQQQQLLPFNQIAMANVAAYLHQQQPLPITQSAVATTAAYHQEQQLLPVNPLALANPLAASFLQQQQLLPFNRMSLINPALSWQQPNVGGAIF, from the coding sequence ATGGCTGCCAAGATATTTGCCCTCCTTGCACTCCTTGCTCTTTCGGTCAGCGCTACAACTGCGTTCATCATTCCACAGTGCTCACCAGTTACTGCTGCAAGCTATGAACACCCAGTTCTACGGTCCTATAGGCTACAACAGGTGCTCACAGCGAGCATCTTACAACAACCAATTGCCCAATTGCAACAGCAATCCTCGGCTCACCTACTAGTACAGACCATCGTAGCGCAACTGCAACAGCAGCAGTTCCTACATGTGCGTAGTCAACCAGCTGTGGCAAACCCTGCCGCCTACTTGCAGCTGCAACAGCTGCTTCCTACAAACCCACTGGCTGCAGCGAATGCCATTGAATACCTGCAACAACAACAGTTACAACAGTTCCTGCCAGCGCTCAGGCAACTAGCCGTGGCGAACCCTGCCGCCTACTTGCAACAGCAACAACTGCTTCCATTCAACCAAATAGCTATGGCGAACGTCGCTGCATAcctgcatcagcagcagccgcttccGATTACCCAGTCGGCTGTTGCAACCACCGCTGCCTACCACCAGGAACAGCAACTGCTCCCTGTTAACCCATTGGCACTGGCTAACCCGTTGGCTGCCTCCTTCCTGCAGCAGCAACAATTGCTGCCATTCAACCGGATGTCTTTGATTAACCCTGCTTTGTCATGGCAGCAACCCAACGTTGGAGGTGCCATCTTCTAG